The Winslowiella toletana region CACATACAATTCTTGTAGTGTAGATAAAAAGTTTACATTATTTATTATATGCAGAATTTAAAACTATGAATAGATTAGCGCGCTAATTTAGAAGTGCGTTTTGTTCAAAAAAAATACGCTTATTGAGCGCTTTACGCGAAACGGGCCGGTTTACAGTGGTTAAAAAAAAGATAACTGAGTGTTATAGTTTTTATGGGAAATTAATTAGGCAGCGAATCTGTAGCAATGGAGTGCCAGATGAATTCAATGATTTACAGTGCTGAATGTGGTGGGACCTTGGGGGAAATTTTTCAAGGCCCTATGTTTACAAAGGAAGGGACTGAAATATCAATAATTTCAGCATTATCGAAAAACATGACAAAAGCAGTATTCCGTCCTGGCGAATATTGTAACCTTGAATCTTTAGGCAAAATTAAAGTAAAAAAAACTTTATCAAACTTCTTCGAAAAAGTTTCAACTTCAAGAATTGAAGGGCAGTGGCATTTTGATAGTGACATAGTTATCGGTGCAGGTATGTCGAGTTCTACAGCGGATATCATAGCCAGTCTGAGATGCATTTGTAGAGCATTAGATATTATACCAACACTTGATAACTTTATTGAATGCCTCAAAGATGTCGAGCGTTCTGATTCGGTTTACATTGATGTTCCTTGCATGTACATGAGTCAGCAGCAAAAAATTGTTGATTTATATAGACCTATAGGAAAAATATATTGTATTTATGCTCTTGAACAAAAAAGAATAGATACTTCAAAAACACGTGAAATTTTAATTTCACATTATAATGATGAAGTTAAGAGTTATTCCGAGTTGTCTAGAAAAGTTCGTGAGTCTTTTTTTGATTCTAATAAAATTCAAGTCATAAATTGTTCAACCCATAGTGCAGATTTATCTCAAGGTGTTATTCCTAAAAAATCATATCACAGCCTTAAAAGTAAACTAAAGAATGCCAGCGCGGATGGAATGATTGTTGCTCATACAGGTTCACTCATAGGATACCTATATGCATCGAAACCAGATGATAAAAATATAGCCTTTGCAAAGGATATATTTGAAGAACAGGGATTGCAAGCCTGTTATGGGGAGATTTTTGATGTTTAGTCATATTGCAGATGCATTAAAAACACCCGACATCGTAAAATTAAAAAATAATTTGTACATTGCTCGTTTTGAGTCAATGAAAATTTTTTCTACACTCCATGCAGTTGGGAAGCTTTTAGAGAATGGAGTCATAAATTCCAACACTACCCTCATTGATAGCTCAAGTGGAATTTATGCTTATGCATTGGCATTGGCTTGCCATAAGTATGGTTTGGATTGTCATATTGTTGCCTCGAAGGCAGTCGACACTTCAATGAGGATTCAATTACAACTTCTCGGAGCTTATGTAGAAGGAGTCCCTTCTGCGGGAAGCCTAAAACACGATCAAAATTGTCGAGTTGAAAAAGTAGAGAAATTAATAAAGGAAAGAAAAAATTATTATTGGATGCAACAATATCATAACGATATTCATTATTGCGGCTATGAAGAGTTCGCTAAAATTATAATAGAAGAACTTGATTGTAAGGAGATTACGGTCGTAGGTGGTGTGGGTTCTGGATGTTCAACAGGTGCTGTTGGAATCTATTTAAGACAGAAAAATGTTACAGTTAATCTCTGTGGTATTCAACCTTTTGGTAGTATTACATTCGGATCGCAAGAAGTTGAAGATCCAGAAATTATAATTGCTGGTATCGGTAGTGCCATAGATTTTCAGAATGTCAAATATAATAATTATGATTCGATAGATTGGCTTTCATTTGATGTTTGTCTTAGTGGAACGATTGAGCTGATGAGAAAGCATGCAGTGTTTGCTGGTCTTTCTAGCGGAGGAAGCTACTGCGTTGGAAGCCGAGAAGTCCGCTTAAGGCCTGATATTCCCTGTCTCATTATAGCACCCGACACAGGACACAGATATGTGGAAACTGTTTTTACCCGGCATGAGGAAGCTAAGGAAGTCGATTTATTCGAGCCTGTAATTATAAGTGCTTCGAGTGAGCTTTCTCTACCTTGGTCCAGATACCAGTGGAATAGAAAAAATAAACAACATTTGAATGAATTTTTATCAAAACGATGAGGTTGATTATGAATTTTGTACTGGTTGAAGCGTTAACTTTTGGTTTGGGAAAACTTGTGAAAGCTGCTGAAGAATTGGATGCTACACTCCATCTTCTTACATATAATAGAAATATATATTTTTATGAGTTAGAAAAAATTAAAACTAATCGTCTTGTTTTGGTGGAAATTGACACTTTTAAAAACGATAACGTCATTGAGTATTGTCGAAAATTGGAGGGTTTTTCTGGTATAATTAATCTAACCGATACCTGGACTCTATCCGTTCAAGAAATCTCATCTATCCTGGGTATTACTGGACAAAACCCTAAATCGACATCAATATGTAGGAATAAAGCTTTGCTTCGCAAGATATTAAAGGAAAATGATTTAACATCTGGTGTTTATACAGATGTGGATTTGTCATCAGATACCGTAAGCGAAGACTTTGTATTTCCAGTTATTATTAAAGATCCAACTGGTACAGGTTCGAAGAATGTTTGGTTTGCAGAGGATAAAATCAAAGCTAACAACATTATTCTTGCAGAGAAGAAAAATAAAAATTTAAAAAGATTACTGGTGGAAACTTACTTTTGTGGAACATTATATAGTGTAGAAACAATTAGCTTTCGTGGCGAAACCAGAGTAATAGCTGTTTCAAGCCGAGTGCTTTCTGACATGCCACTCTTTATGGAGAAAGCAATCTCTCTGCCGATTAACGCTGAAAGTAGTGAACTTAAAGGTGTAGAAGAATGGATAGTAAACGTGCTTACAGCGATATCATACACTGATGGTTTTGCACACACAGAGTTCATAGTTACAGCAAATGGTTTCGAGGTGGTAGAGGTAAACCCGCGTCTTGGTGGAGTTCAAATTGGTGAGGCTCTTTGTCAGGCCTACAACTATAACGTATATAAAGCATTCATCGAAATGGCAATGGGAGTCAGACCAGAGTTATTTGATATTGAGTTAATACCTGAAACATATACTGGACAAGTATTTATTTATGCCAGTGAACCCGGTCGTTTCCAAAAAATTAATGATACTTTAATCAATAAAGACAGAACAAAAATATATCCTTGTGCTTTGCCAGGTAAAGAAATTATTTCCGTTACCGATCAGTCTGCATGTGTTGCGATATTGTTAACAACAGCTGAGAATAGTGAAATGGCTTTATTGAATGCTTTGTCGGAAGCAAATAAGGCATTAGTACTAATGGACTAAGTATGCTTAATATAAAATTTAATACTTTTAGCAGTAATGTAAAACTTATACTTATTACTTCCTTATTAAGTAATATAGGTATATTTATGATTATCCCATTTTTAGCAATTTATCTTAGTAAGCTAGAAACAATAACAACAGCTCAAGTAGGACTTATTATTGGTGTTGCTTTCTGGTGTCAGCGGGCTGGTTCATTCTTCGGCGGTTTAATGTCTGACTATTTGCATATTAAAGGGACGATGCTACTTGGACTTACAATAAGAATCCCAGGTTATTTACTTGTCGGTTATGTTGATAGTTTTTATCTTCTTCTTATCGCATGTTCGATAATTGGGTTAGGGAGCAGTATCTATCTCCCTGCAGCAAAATCCTATCTTGTAAAAGTTACAAGTGATAAAGATAAGATAGATGTATTGTCAACACGCATGATATTTTCAAACATAGGTGTAGCTATAGGGCCTGTTATTGGGATGTCTGTTTTTACACTATCGCCTTCAGTGCTTTTTGTAACTGTAGCCGTTATTTTTTCAATACTCACCTTAATGAATTTAAAGCTTGAAGGTCGTAATGAAAGGTTAGCATCAAGTCAAGTAAGTGCTAAGGATTTTGGTGTTCTGCTTACGAATAGAATGATGATTGCAATTGCACTTTTCATGTTCCTCTTTATGGCATTTTACATGCAGATTGAAGTTACAATTCCTATATTTAGCAGTGAGAAATTTGACAATAAGATTGTAAGCTACATTTTTATTTGTAATGCTTTCATTGTCATATTCTTTCAATCTGCAATATCTAAATGGGCATGCAATGGGGCAGCTAAAAAAGTAATCTCAATTACTTTTATTCTGTTTTCATTATGTTTTTTACTGATGAATATGATAAAGGATAGTTATGCTCTTGTTTTTTTAGCTGTGATTGTTTTCTCTTTTGCAGAGATAATAATACAGATTCGTCTTGATTACGATGCAACAAATGTTAGCAAGAAAATGGTCGCTACTACATTTGGTATAATGAGTCTTGCGGGCGCTTTTGGTGGGTTGGTAGGGAGTTACATTGGAACACTGCTTTATACCTCTGGATTGATGGGAATCAGTATTTGGGGTGTTTTGTCTTTGTCTTCAGCAATCGTAGCAATGGTCTGTATTTTGAACCCTGATAATGGATCAGACGGAATTATTAAATGAAAAAACACATAGTCCTTATTTCACCTCATGCAGCCATGGTAGACTGTGCTTTGTATCATAACTTGATTATTACTATCATTGATAAGGTAGAAAATGCTGGTAATTACGTTGGTCTTACTGGTGTGCAGGTTTTTTTATATGATTTTCAGGATGCTGACTTATCGAAAAAACTACTTTCCTCTATCAATATCTCTCAACCTATACATGCTATAGTTACACTTACTGAAAAATCACTGAGAATCGCTGCTGAACTTTCAGCTTTTTTTGATTTGCCTGGTTTGGCACCCAATGTCATTGAAATTATTCATGACAAGAATGAAATGAGAAAATTTCTTTGTGATAAAGGAAATTTCTCTGTTAAATATTGCCATCCAGGGAATATCAAAGAATTGAGTGTATTTGCCGAATCTGCTGGTTATCCGATTATAGTGAAACCAGTTGATGGTTATGGTAGTCAAAATGTAAAGAAGATAAACTCAATTGATGAGTTTGAAGAAGTTGATTTCTCTATAGAGCTAATTGGTGAAGAGTTTCTATATGGGGATGAGTTTTCAGCAGAGTGTTTTTCCTTTAAGGGCAAACATCTTGTGGCGGGGATCACACGCAAAATTCTCATCGAGTCATCCGATGGAAAGAACTTTACAGAAATGGGGCATTGTGTTCCAGCAAATCTAACTGATGAAGTTAAAAATTTAATTGAAACCTACATAGGAGATTTTCTTACCTTAATCGGTGTTGATAATGGCCCTACACATACTGAATTTAAGTTAGAAGGCAATAAGATAAGTATTATCGAAACTCATAATAGAATTGGCGGTGATCGGATTTCTTCTTTGGTAAAAATGAGTACAGGTATTGATCTTGTCGAACTTTCAATGCTTTGGCCGTTAGGCTTATGTTCTGCAACTGATAAAGTCACATATTTTACTCACCATGCAGCGATCCGTTTTTTTAACCCCCCACCCGGAAAATTAATTAGTATTGCTGGAATTGAGAGGTTAAAACACAGTTCAAATGTCATTGATATTGAGATTGGCTGTAAATCTGGAGACATTATTAAGCCAATAGAGGATTCATTCAATCGTTATGGATTTGTCATAACAACTGGAAGAAGTGAGGAAGAGGCAATAACTAACAGTATTGAGTCGGCTAAGAAATTAAAATTTTTGACGGTCTGAACAGTTCTTAATAAAGTGGTGTTAAGCTAAACCGTCTAATTTACTGTATCACTCGGATCAAGGAAGCCACTATACCAGCAGGAATTTCAGACAGTTACTGTGGAGGTATCAGATAAACCAAAGTCTGAGTCGTCGGGAAAATTGCTGGGATAACAGCCCAATGGAACGGTTCTTGAGAAGCCTGAAAATAGCGTGGGTGCTGGAAATGGGTTCGTAAATTTTATCGAAGCCAGTATGGCGATAACAAATCACATCATGGGATATCACAGCCTGCTCAGACCTCATCAAAATAATGGAGGTCTGACGCCGGATGAATCAAAGCGATTGTTCTGGAAAACTCTAAAGCCGTGGCCAGTTTTTGTTGACCACTACACAATCTTCGCCGTGAAGATGGAACAGTTAGGACATCAGGCAAAAGCCGAACAGATGGAACGTATCGTCTCTGAGAACGCTGACCTTGACTACGCATATGACCATATGAAACGCTGGCGTGACTGCACGACTAATAAACAGCGCTGTATGGCTGTCACCTGACGTTGTCTAAGGCTAAAGACCAGGGCTTAAAGGGCATGTGGTCAACCAAGTGCCTGAACGCAATGGATGCGGTGGGTGATTTTTAAGCACCTTTAAGAATTTCTCAGAAAAATTTGTATAAGTATTAGATAGAGTAACATTCAAATTAACCCCCATAGGCCCCTGAGTTATCTGATGGTTTCCTGTGAGCACTTTAAGTGTCCTGCGAGCACATCATGGGGACTCTTTGATTTTGCTCAGGCAGCGGCAGGTGACACAAGAAGTGATACAAGGATGACACAAAAGTGATTGACACTAAGTCAGACCGTATGATCTACTTATAGCTCATTCATAGTAAAAAAATCTTTATTATCAGTTACTTATGCTTAATCAGGCAGGTCGCTTGCTGTGGACTTGATGATAGCCGTGAGGTTCTTCTGAAACGAGAGGCGCTGCCCGATAAGGTCGATGTTCAAATCTTCGGCGCTTTAGAAAACTCTGCTGTGGTGTTTGCTGGGCTCTTGTTTTCCGGCAGAGACCTTGGAAAAGTTATGTGTTTGTTAGACGGCGATGCGCATCGTTCTGTATAGGAGAAGCTTAAATCATTTAAAAATGCCTGACACGAACGGATAGAGTAAAAAAACAAATACGGTGAGACGTTCTTGAGAGGTTAATTTTTTTTATTTTTGAAAAATAACTGTAGCAGATAGAGTGCTGCTTTCACAAAACCTACCATGGTCAGGATTATCACAATAATTTGTGAAATACCCTGTGGAGCCCCATACCACTTTTCGAAACCCACTCCCGCACCTTTTAAAAATGATGCTGACAAAAGAACACAAACAAAAATTACCAGTCCACTAATTACTTTCTGCATTATTTCACTCCGAATATCCCGGCGTTTCAGCCGGGATGGTGACTACCAGTGACACTGTCCGCCGATATTGCCAGCACTACTGTTATTGCTACCATTATTAGAAGATGAGCTTCAAGAGAAGCATCCGCCCGCAATCGCTCCGCCAGCAAGCCCCAGCCCAACGACTCCGCCTGCCGATCCAGCAATCATTCCACCAATAATTCCGTTATTGCATCCTTCAACGTATGAACTGGAGGAGGAATTACCGCCATTATTTTTACTGCTGCTGCTGCTGCTGTTACCCGGGCCGTATTTATCTGAATAATTTCCTGCTCCGGAAACCTGTTCCATTTCCTGTTATGATAACGTTCTCATATTCTATATCCTTATTGGTTTAATCCCACCTGTATGTGGCTTATGTAAGGTATCGTAAATTCTTACTTTGTGAAACAATAAAAGAATTGTTTTTTCTCTTGGTTATAAAATTCCTTCTGGATATTATAATTATGAGTGGGTTCTTGTATTTTTTAATTTCATAATAAAATCAGCTAATTGTTATGGGGTTGTGGGTGATGATGCCACCCTAAAGCTTCCAGTATTCCTTACGCTTTACTTGTGCTTTTTTTTATAAATGTGAAATGTGTCTCATTTATATTGGGGCAACTCCTCTGGACAGGGAGCTTCTTTGGCGTTCATGGATCCTGAAATAGCAATGCGAACATATAAATTTTATTAAAAAATAAATACATATAGAAGAATATGATTTTTTATACTTGCTGAAGTAAATAATTTTCTGCGCCCTGATGTTTATCATTACCTGACGTCCGCTGGCAGACACCAAAGCTTCATATTCCGGGGAAAGAGGTGCTACTCAACTCACACCGGCCAAATGCGAACTACCGGGTAAGCTTGTGCCAGACTGCTATGCTGATGAGTCGGGGGCCTTCTCAGCATTTAGGCTAAACCCCGCTGGTACATTGAATCACCGCGGATTTAACAGACACCTCAGAGTCATTTAAGATGACTGATAAGAGAGGTGCCCATGAGCGATAAACGTCATCCCGAAGAGTACCAAATTGAAGCGGTTAAACAGGTTGTTGACCGCGGCCATTCATTGCATGCGTCGCCACCCGTCTTGATATCACCACGCACAGCCTCTACGCCTGGTTAAAAAAGTAGGGCCCTGATTCATCAGCCACTAAAACGCAGCCCGATACTCAGTCTGAGATCCGGCGACTTCAGTAGCCTTTTGAAATATATTACTATCCATTTCAACGCGTCGAAGTCTTTTCTTCAGTTCGCGTATTTCAACCTGCTCAGGTGTCATTGGTGACGATATGGGTTATTTTCCCCCTCGCTCTTCTTTCAGCTGTCGAACCTACTTATCCATAGTGGATTAACCGACATTGATTGCCGGTTTTATTAGGGATGATCGATAAGATCTTGATAGTCTGTGAGAAATTAATGGAAAAGGGTTTCAGTTATTGATTAGATTGACTCTTAGTCCACAGTTATCAAAAAAAGGCTGTTAATATCACAAGGATCTTTGTTTGAAACTCACGGATTTAGAATCTCTACTCAACCATCTTAAAACCTTACCTGTTCCGCACGAAAGAGAAGCTAACCTTTTTTCTGTTGGGGCACGAGGACATTATGAAAACCCAGTCAGTGACGTGCTGGCATTTTATCTCGATCCTGATGGTGAGCATGGATTAGATACACTGACGCTGGATGCACTGCTGGCTTGTCTGAAAGAGGCGGGTAACCTCGCATCAGCACTGATTAAACCGCCGGAGCGTGAGGTAAGCACCGTAGCGGGTAATCGTATTGATCTTCTTCTCGAGTCGAATGAATGGGTAATGATCATCGAAAATAAAATCGGGCATCTACTGAATAACCCATTTGATGATTACACTGCTTACCTGAATGACGAAAGCTATCGGGAGAAAAAGCCTTACTACATCGTGCTGTCACCGAATGGTCGCGCACCAGTTGGCTGGACGGGAGTCAGCTATCGTGAGTTTACCCGACAACTGACTCTCCGCCTCGGTGAGGCTTTTATCAGCGCGCCGCTGAATAAGTGGTTAATTCTGCTACGTGAATATGTGTTACATCTGGAGTCATTGATGATAAATCCAGCCTTCCCCGTGGAAACTGAAGAGTTTATCCGTGAAAACCTGCATCGGATACATGAAATGGTGCAACTGAAAAACAGTGTGATTAAGGGGATGATGGAGGAAGGTAGACGTTGGCTAACTGCGCAATTTAGTCGACAGCAATATGAAGTAAAAGTGACACAGCACACATGGTCCGGCTATCCAGCACTGCGTTTTTCTTTCGAACACTGGACATCATATTCCGATGTTGTGTTGTTCCTGCACGGTGAGCCGGAAGAACAATATGAGGTCCGTACCTATACTTGCGAGCTTATCGACGAGGAGCTGCGTGAGCGGGCAATCTCTGCTTTGAACGTCGAAGGTTGTGAGGGTGATTATTGGGATGAGGGTAAGCGCACGATCATCGGTTTCCGAA contains the following coding sequences:
- a CDS encoding GHMP family kinase ATP-binding protein; translation: MNSMIYSAECGGTLGEIFQGPMFTKEGTEISIISALSKNMTKAVFRPGEYCNLESLGKIKVKKTLSNFFEKVSTSRIEGQWHFDSDIVIGAGMSSSTADIIASLRCICRALDIIPTLDNFIECLKDVERSDSVYIDVPCMYMSQQQKIVDLYRPIGKIYCIYALEQKRIDTSKTREILISHYNDEVKSYSELSRKVRESFFDSNKIQVINCSTHSADLSQGVIPKKSYHSLKSKLKNASADGMIVAHTGSLIGYLYASKPDDKNIAFAKDIFEEQGLQACYGEIFDV
- a CDS encoding pyridoxal-phosphate dependent enzyme — its product is MFSHIADALKTPDIVKLKNNLYIARFESMKIFSTLHAVGKLLENGVINSNTTLIDSSSGIYAYALALACHKYGLDCHIVASKAVDTSMRIQLQLLGAYVEGVPSAGSLKHDQNCRVEKVEKLIKERKNYYWMQQYHNDIHYCGYEEFAKIIIEELDCKEITVVGGVGSGCSTGAVGIYLRQKNVTVNLCGIQPFGSITFGSQEVEDPEIIIAGIGSAIDFQNVKYNNYDSIDWLSFDVCLSGTIELMRKHAVFAGLSSGGSYCVGSREVRLRPDIPCLIIAPDTGHRYVETVFTRHEEAKEVDLFEPVIISASSELSLPWSRYQWNRKNKQHLNEFLSKR
- a CDS encoding ATP-grasp domain-containing protein, yielding MNFVLVEALTFGLGKLVKAAEELDATLHLLTYNRNIYFYELEKIKTNRLVLVEIDTFKNDNVIEYCRKLEGFSGIINLTDTWTLSVQEISSILGITGQNPKSTSICRNKALLRKILKENDLTSGVYTDVDLSSDTVSEDFVFPVIIKDPTGTGSKNVWFAEDKIKANNIILAEKKNKNLKRLLVETYFCGTLYSVETISFRGETRVIAVSSRVLSDMPLFMEKAISLPINAESSELKGVEEWIVNVLTAISYTDGFAHTEFIVTANGFEVVEVNPRLGGVQIGEALCQAYNYNVYKAFIEMAMGVRPELFDIELIPETYTGQVFIYASEPGRFQKINDTLINKDRTKIYPCALPGKEIISVTDQSACVAILLTTAENSEMALLNALSEANKALVLMD
- a CDS encoding MFS transporter, with product MLNIKFNTFSSNVKLILITSLLSNIGIFMIIPFLAIYLSKLETITTAQVGLIIGVAFWCQRAGSFFGGLMSDYLHIKGTMLLGLTIRIPGYLLVGYVDSFYLLLIACSIIGLGSSIYLPAAKSYLVKVTSDKDKIDVLSTRMIFSNIGVAIGPVIGMSVFTLSPSVLFVTVAVIFSILTLMNLKLEGRNERLASSQVSAKDFGVLLTNRMMIAIALFMFLFMAFYMQIEVTIPIFSSEKFDNKIVSYIFICNAFIVIFFQSAISKWACNGAAKKVISITFILFSLCFLLMNMIKDSYALVFLAVIVFSFAEIIIQIRLDYDATNVSKKMVATTFGIMSLAGAFGGLVGSYIGTLLYTSGLMGISIWGVLSLSSAIVAMVCILNPDNGSDGIIK
- a CDS encoding ATP-grasp domain-containing protein; the encoded protein is MKKHIVLISPHAAMVDCALYHNLIITIIDKVENAGNYVGLTGVQVFLYDFQDADLSKKLLSSINISQPIHAIVTLTEKSLRIAAELSAFFDLPGLAPNVIEIIHDKNEMRKFLCDKGNFSVKYCHPGNIKELSVFAESAGYPIIVKPVDGYGSQNVKKINSIDEFEEVDFSIELIGEEFLYGDEFSAECFSFKGKHLVAGITRKILIESSDGKNFTEMGHCVPANLTDEVKNLIETYIGDFLTLIGVDNGPTHTEFKLEGNKISIIETHNRIGGDRISSLVKMSTGIDLVELSMLWPLGLCSATDKVTYFTHHAAIRFFNPPPGKLISIAGIERLKHSSNVIDIEIGCKSGDIIKPIEDSFNRYGFVITTGRSEEEAITNSIESAKKLKFLTV
- a CDS encoding PD-(D/E)XK nuclease family protein, with the protein product MKLTDLESLLNHLKTLPVPHEREANLFSVGARGHYENPVSDVLAFYLDPDGEHGLDTLTLDALLACLKEAGNLASALIKPPEREVSTVAGNRIDLLLESNEWVMIIENKIGHLLNNPFDDYTAYLNDESYREKKPYYIVLSPNGRAPVGWTGVSYREFTRQLTLRLGEAFISAPLNKWLILLREYVLHLESLMINPAFPVETEEFIRENLHRIHEMVQLKNSVIKGMMEEGRRWLTAQFSRQQYEVKVTQHTWSGYPALRFSFEHWTSYSDVVLFLHGEPEEQYEVRTYTCELIDEELRERAISALNVEGCEGDYWDEGKRTIIGFRIYQPQTTKTSALFTEVAKRMLLLDRFECEQR